The sequence below is a genomic window from Mytilus edulis chromosome 2, xbMytEdul2.2, whole genome shotgun sequence.
ataaaataaaattaatctatACTATGTGTCAATGTGGCCACCAAACATATGTTTATTATTGAGTTGTATTGTAAGATTTCTGTTTCAGATACGTGGAGGTAGATCAAGATATGATACGTATGATTCAGATGACGCTGCCAGTGAAAATTCTAGTGTGTGTTCAGAAAGGTCTTTTGCTTCTCTTGGCAAAACTTCTGAGGTGAGTTCAACTAATTTTGCacaacaataaatatataatgatCCAAGATATGGCAAAGACTTTTGTAGGAATGTCTTCTGTAACCGAAAAAAGACCCAAATAATGTTTAGTCATTGTAAGTTACAAATGCCAGAAAACTTcttgtaattaaattttgtttctgTTAATATTGTTGACTTTAAAATTAATCCTGACTAAGACAATATATCACAGTATTTATtacttcatatatattttatgctCAGAAAATTGCAAGCATGTTGCTTTAAAATAGGGTTGCCTCCTTTAACACTTTCAGTACGGAATTGTTTTTTTTGGCGCGTTCGTATAGCCGGAGATTTATTAGCACGAGCAGTTTCGTGGCCGGGATTAATTTGACATGTGCTCATAAAAAAATCGCCTCGGAACTTCAAACAGCAATTACCGCTATTTGAGATCGATTTTCGTTAAAATATTTTAAGGTTAAGTCGTACCCTACTTGTTTTGAGTTGTGGTGTGGTTAGAGCGATATGAAACGGAAGAAATATCAACAGTTTAGCTCTATGACgaacgagttttttttttataactgaatgTTTACAGATACATGTCTGCGAAGGGGGAAGTTTCTTCTGACCGTTCCCTTTCTGAGATATTTACTTACGTTCTatgtttcattttgtttcaaagaATAAGATAAAATGTCTATGACAACACCATAACTGATTGGGAAGACGATAAACGACCGACAACACGAGAATTACCAGCGATTGAAATCCGCCATTTGCAAAGCGTCGTTCATGTCAACAACAattaaagagagataactcaattGTAATTTGGCGGACGACAACTCTTTTTAAATACGTCGCCGTATGTTTTTAAGTCACTTGGGTAAAACAGAATTTCTTGTTACGGTTCTAtgacaaataaaaatttgtaCTTGTTCAATGATTAAACAAATAATCTCTGTACTTGTCAAAGTAAATTACCTTCcttgaaaatattcatttcaaactAAGTAACAGGCATGCAACCTAATAGCAATTTAAGCagataaaaaaatactttaaaaaaaatcaaaatcaaatgaacaattaGATATTTgaccaaaaaataatattattttgatttaatttttaaactgcTATAAGGTtatgtaacaaacaaaaattacagttttaaaattttttgttACTTGCCTCTTTTcaagtctttaatttttttttcattgtccaGTTAACTACTATTTGTTGTCCTGATCTCTATATAAAAttccttctttattttaaaatgtttcttgATACCATCTTTTTAAATATATCCTTCATCagttattctttagttttgttcatagtttataaataaataaattcgcAAATTGAAACGGTAaagtcaataaattcaaaattgtcTGGAACTAACAACACAGCTATAACACTAACAGTAATTTTTAACAGAATGGAACACCGTGAAACACTCTGGGAGACAGAGGTGCTTTCCACAATCTAGACAGCCAAATTTTGTTTGTCTACGCGTCtcttgttgattgttttttactCTCATGTGACAGACATGGCACCAACTTTTATTTCCAAAGGAACCTGGCAAGTGTCTCTGTGTAAGACGGTCATCAACCGGGACAAGTGATGGGCGGCCTTTACGAACTGAACCACCTGTATATCCAGCTATCAGTCCTGCTGCTACTGCCTTGGAAAACTTCAAAAAGGTTGTTGGTCTCTTACCAGGGCCTGGTTGATGATGAGGAGAAGCCAGAAAAAGCCTAAAGGCATCAAATTTCAACATTTCTATCATTGTGAAGAAAATCCTTTTAGGCCATTTCAGTGTTTTGTGTTGGAAAACATAGTACTGGATGTACTGGTCAGCCCTATCAACCCCACCCATGTACTGTGTGTAATCAGAGATCATCTGTGGACATGGTATCTCTTGTCGTTGAAAAATACCATCTGCTTGTTGCACATTCCTCTGCACTGCACCTACTGAGAAATCGTGTATGCTTGAAAttaagtttacattttttttgtcctTCCATACAACAGCAGCCACTGCATCTTTCTGTCTGAACTGCATGTCCCCACGATTAATTACACCTTCAGGGTTTTTCTTCATAATATCTTTAGGAAGCTCTCTCCTATTTATTCTTACAGTCCCACATGCAGCAGTGTTAAAATGTTGAAACAAGTCTGTAAATAAGGCGGGAGAAGTGAAGTAATTGTCCATATAAACATGGTACCCTTGCCCTATAATATTTgccttttcaatacaatttttgacTACTCTGTTTGCAAGACCAGGAGCTGCACCATCTGTTTTCCCACAGTATACCTGACAGTAGGAAACATATCCTGTATTAGCTTCCGCTATCGCCCACATTTTTATTCCCCATTTGGTAGGCTTGGCTGGCATATACTGCTTAAAAGACAGTCGTCCTTTGAATGGAACCATCACCTCATCAACTGAAAGTTGTCGTTTAGGGATATACTGGCTAACCATAGAATCTGTGAACATATCCATTAACGATTCAATTTtgtataatttagaataatttggATCCCCTGGCTGTGGGGCTTGCTCACTATTTGAAAAATGGATGTACCGCATAATTTGCATATAGCGATCCCTTTTCATGACTTTACTGAAGTAGGGGGTTTCCAGCATAACATCTGTGCTCCAGTAGGATTTTATGTCTGGTTTTACATTGATACCCATTAAGAAACATAAACCTAGAAAAGCCTTCATTTCTTCAACAGTTGGTGTAATCCATGGAGACTTGTTTTCATCAGGATGATCACGAATTTGTTTATTAGCATACCTGTCTGTCTCCTGTATGATGTATTGCAAAATGGCATTGGTAAATAGCAATGAGAAAAAATCAACAGGCTCTTTATCTGGATCTAAAACTGTGGTAGGACCAGTATTTCCACGTGGTAAAAATATGTGTGGTAATCCCCTCTCATAATAATCAAAATTTGCATGCCACCCATCGGCTTCAGCAGGACGGTCACCAGCCTCATCAACAAGTGGGTCATTTTCATCAGAAAATTCATTATCACTATCAACAACATCTAAATCACCTATCCCAAGCTGTTCAAGCCTATCATTGTACCGCTGTGCAGCTAAATCAACTTCATTTGGCGAAAATCCGTCAAACTCCTCATCCGAAGATTcagacattttttgtttgttttcccaGACGACAATACTACGTTTTTCACTACAATTTTACTATAGAACCGCCTTTTAGCCTAGAAAAATTTGATTGGCTGCATAAAAATATGGATTTCCTTATTTGGGAGAACACCTGCAGGTCGTGTGAAATTTATTTGTCGGCAAAAACCGTAAACTTCCGATCGTCAACAGAGCGTAAATCAACAACATGCGAAGATGATACAGAAAGAGACAGCCATTACCggcttatctttttttttattaaacagtcataagtaaatattattaatttttaaaacagcgGTACACACATGGTTTAAATATTTTGTGTGTAAGGTAATGACCTTTCATTTTTTAAAGCGATCACGTTGACTACACatgtcaacaaaataaaaaaaatggcggcatattattttatcatgaacGCAAATCGAAAGTACGAAGAAATGACATACCAATGActtttattgtcaaaatttatacataatattaataattgaaaCCTGTTCACACATTGTGGTAACGTACGCTTTACAGCTTTACGTATTTGATCTAATATTAAAACTGAAAGTAGGTCAGAGTATTTTTCGTTTTCCATGATGCATTATGGCATCACACGGCCGTAGCAAGGTGATGCATTAAGGCATCATACGGCGGTACCAAGGTGATGCCTTATGGCATCATACGCCTTGAATGGGTTAAAGCAGTGTTAAAATTTTGTTGCTTTTATCATTCTCAGAACAAACAGACTGTAACTTATGATTAACATTTCTGAAGCCTTTTCTATTCAAGAAGACATTCTAACAAAGTTATAAACAAATGATGAAGCATGTATTGACTAAAATAACTAATATGTAAAACCTTTCCTTTGTTATCACTTGTGTTATAAATGTAATGACATAGGCTGGTTAGTAATTAACATCTGTATATCAAGACCAATCTTAATTGCAATGGATTTCTGATGCATTATGGGatataaaatgacatattttgttgATAAAACAGACCATGGATTCAGAGCTATTTCATTTATTGCTGAAACAATTCATGTAcaaaactagtttttttttttttgaatgatgAGTGTGTTAATTTTCAGaaatagaaatgaatattttcaGGAGAAACAGCTGCCTTTAGGTAACTTTACACCTGAGGTTTAACTCACAAGT
It includes:
- the LOC139511428 gene encoding piggyBac transposable element-derived protein 4-like, translated to MSESSDEEFDGFSPNEVDLAAQRYNDRLEQLGIGDLDVVDSDNEFSDENDPLVDEAGDRPAEADGWHANFDYYERGLPHIFLPRGNTGPTTVLDPDKEPVDFFSLLFTNAILQYIIQETDRYANKQIRDHPDENKSPWITPTVEEMKAFLGLCFLMGINVKPDIKSYWSTDVMLETPYFSKVMKRDRYMQIMRYIHFSNSEQAPQPGDPNYSKLYKIESLMDMFTDSMVSQYIPKRQLSVDEVMVPFKGRLSFKQYMPAKPTKWGIKMWAIAEANTGYVSYCQVYCGKTDGAAPGLANRVVKNCIEKANIIGQGYHVYMDNYFTSPALFTDLFQHFNTAACGTVRINRRELPKDIMKKNPEGVINRGDMQFRQKDAVAAVVWKDKKNVNLISSIHDFSVGAVQRNVQQADGIFQRQEIPCPQMISDYTQYMGGVDRADQYIQYYVFQHKTLKWPKRIFFTMIEMLKFDAFRLFLASPHHQPGPGKRPTTFLKFSKAVAAGLIAGYTGGSVRKGRPSLVPVDDRLTQRHLPGSFGNKSWCHVCHMRVKNNQQETRRQTKFGCLDCGKHLCLPECFTVFHSVKNYC